Proteins encoded together in one Venturia canescens isolate UGA chromosome 10, ASM1945775v1, whole genome shotgun sequence window:
- the LOC122417305 gene encoding alpha-tocopherol transfer protein-like, producing MGAVEWVTQPDVYECPLSEDTQKLAKEELREDKSTRDQAIEQLRSWIKLNPRIKNSRLDAQFLLRFLRCKKFNVPMAQEAMERYLLLRQVYHPAFHNLDIEEPTMNELLTLGYLFAAPGRDSQGRRVIVARPGVFDPYKYTNADMCKIHAITYEALMEDEESQIRGFVHFADGAGVSFPHLTLFTPREAVRIVKNGERTVPMRHKEVHAINAHPSLKFALDFGMSLISEKIKKRIKIYTSLEDALKNNMDPSMLPKEYGGTMPMKEMIDLWRQELLEIRPKLLSHDKMRVSLELYSEKAREGAVSALKQGFGCSNVGASDSNIHGITGSFRKLEVD from the exons ATGGGCGCCGTCGAATGGGTTACCCAACCGGACGTCTACGAGTGTCCATTGAGCGAGGACACCCAGAAACTGGCCAAGGAAGAACTGCGCGAGGACAAAAGCACCCGCGACCAGGCGATCGAACAACTGCGCAGCTGGATTAAGCTCAAtccgagaataaaaaattctcgattag ATGCGCAATTTTTGTTGAGATTTTTACGATGCAAGAAATTCAACGTTCCAATGGCTCAGGAAGCGATGGAAAGATATTTGTTATTGAGACAAGTGTATCATCCGGCATTCCACAACTTGGACATCGAGGAGCCAACGATGAACGAGCTTTTGACGCTCGG GTATCTTTTCGCTGCTCCTGGTCGAGACAGTCAGGGTCGTCGAGTTATCGTCGCCAGACCCG GTGTTTTCGATCCTTACAAGTATACGAACGCTGACATGTGCAAAATACACGCAATCACCTACGAGGCTCTCATGGAAGACGAAGAGAGTCAAATTCGCGGATTCGTGCACTTTGCTGATGGGGCTGGAGTCAGCTTCCCTCATCTCACACTTTTTACACCCCGAGAAGCTGTTCGCATCGTTAAGAATGGCGAG cgTACCGTGCCCATGCGCCACAAAGAAGTTCACGCTATAAATGCTCATCCCTCGCTCAAATTCGCTCTTGATTTTGGCATGTCCCTCATATCTGAGAAGATCAAAAAACGTATTAAAATTTACACGAGCTTGGAGGACgcccttaaaaataacatgGACCCGAGTATGTTGCCGAAGGAATACGGCGGTACGATGCCCATGAAGGAAATGATTg ATTTGTGGAGGCAAGAACTTTTGGAAATAAGACCAAAGTTGCTGAGCCACGATAAAATGCGAGTTTCCCTGGAGCTCTATTCCGAAAAAGCTCGAGAAGGCGCAGTCTCTGCTCTGAAACAAGGATTTGGTTGTTCGAACGTTGGGGCGAGCGATTCAAACATACACGGAATTACCGGTTCGTTCAGGAAATTAGAAGTCGATTAG
- the LOC122417299 gene encoding U2 small nuclear ribonucleoprotein auxiliary factor 35 kDa subunit-related protein 1 → MEQKHDSTRLNHKEWRRIAKRERRRRIRRKAAQDRDLDEERLRATLESTAEYTNWIAEQLKEKREREIAEKQEHDEREKLWLEEEVRAQKEWQSGQERRAKLRQEQLMQEEIIRKEWETKQAALKMKKEETQRQHEEELRKHRDIQKEIDNYIDNGSETPEFLRVVSESQSSKELCPFFTKTGACRYGDICSRNHRRFALSTIILVPGFYTHFSLQKNSAEYDTDVSLEFEGSETRKDFCEFYESVVPELETFGRIKTLKVCCNTEIHLRGNLYVEYYSEREAARAWRKLKGRYYAQRQLNCEFVNLASWRNAVCGMAKCPKGRACNFLHTFRNPNDEYDIKSPPRWAKKNNDFENSSSRRNEHRPKSKWDDWERGSTDDNRNWRWSESPEPETENRSKNEKSRQSGNEERNRHISRHDRKRNDFDERSTSRSSRREAHRRETSSRRSSRREDSSSREEQSKNRETSSRKRHKSSASDEEITRRHSDVRKSKKSKSSRKSDESRRDKKNRDKSKHKTKNERKESNENVDTNSNDSFKSVSNQSEKIRNEEKSTNKQIDQNAPSPTLQLVKASSVSDDEWNTTDSE, encoded by the exons ATGGAGCAAAAACATGATTCGACGCGCCTCAATCACAAGGAGTGGAGACGAATCGCCAAGCGGGAACGTCGTAGACGCATACGACGCAAAGCCGCTCAAGACCGTGACTTGGACGAGGAGCGCTTGAGGGCGACACTTGAAAGTACCGCGGAATATACGAATTGGATCGCTGagcaattgaaagaaaaaagagaacgagaaatTGCAGAAAAACAAGAACACGATGAGAGGGAAAAATTGTGGCTCGAAGAGGAG GTACGAGCCCAAAAAGAGTGGCAAAGCGGTCAAGAACGAAGAGCAAAATTGCGTCAGGAGCAATTGATGCAAGAAGAAATAATCCGTAAAGAATGGGAGACAAAGCAGGCAgcgttgaaaatgaagaaagaagagACGCAACGCCAGCACGAAGAAGAGTTGAGAAAGCATCGAGACATTCAAAAAGAAATAGACAATTACATCGACAATGGGTCTGAAACACCAGAATTTCTTCGAGTCGTTTCAGAGAGTCAATCGAGCAAAGAACTGTGtccttttttcacaaaaactgGGGCTTGTCGTTATGGCGATATTTGTTCGAGGAATCATCGTCGTTTTGCTCTGAGTACAATAATCCTTGTACCTGGTTTTTACACGCATTTTTCACTGCAAAAAAATTCGGCCGAATACGACACTGACGTTTCCCTCGAGTTCGAAGGCTCCGAAACCCGCAAAGATTTTTGCGAGTTCTACGAATCGGTCGTTCCAGAACTCGAAACTTTCGGACGGATAAAAACTCTCAAAGTTTGTTGCAACACGGAAATTCATCTCAGAGGAAATCTTTATGTCGAATATTACAGCGAAAGAGAAGCGGCTCGAGCATGGAGGAAATTAAAAGGCCGTTATTATGCTCAAAGACAATTAAATTGCGAGTTTGTGAATTTAGCCTCGTGGAGAAATGCTGTTTGCGGTATGGCCAAATGCCCCAAAGGCAGAGCCTGCAATTTCCTTCACACTTTCAGAAATCCTAACGACGAATATGATATCAAATCTCCGCCGCGATGGGccaagaaaaataacgattttgaaaattcttctaGCAGAAGAAACGAACACAG GCCTAAATCAAAATGGGACGACTGGGAACGCGGAAGCACTGATGACAACAGAAATTGGCGATGGTCCGAGTCGCCTGAGCCGGAGACGGAAAATCGTTCTAAAAATGAGAAATCGCGTCAGAGTGGAAATGAGGAACGGAATCGGCACATATCGAGGCACGATCGAAAACGAAACGATTTCGACGAGAGATCAACTTCGCGAAGTTCCAGACGCGAAGCCCACAGACGCGAAACGTCATCGAGAAGATCGAGTCGAAGAGAAGATTCTTCGAGTCGAGAGGAGCAATCGAAAAACCGTGAAACTTCATCGCGAAAAAGACACAAGAGCTCAGCGAGTGATGAGGAAATAACGCGAAGGCATTCGGATGTGAGAAAATCCAAAAAGTCTAAAAGCTCTCGAAAATCCGACGAGAGTCGCCGGGATAAAAAAAACCGAGACAAATCAAAACACAAGACGAAAAACGAGAGGAAAGAATCTAATGAAAATGTCGACACAAACTCGAACGATTCATTCAAAAGCGTGAGTAATCAATCTGAAAAAATAAGGAACGAggaaaaatcaacgaataaacaaatcgATCAAAATGCACCGTCTCCGACGCTACAACTCGTCAAAGCATCGTCTGTGAGTGACGACGAGTGGAACACGACAGATTCAGAATAA
- the wus gene encoding dnaJ homolog subfamily C member 22 produces the protein MERTGDKWMMTDAAVTNNIGRSNGVKQVETKTLKSKFWAYFLWLFGGWFGAHHIYLERDEHAFVWLSTFGGYFGIGWFRDLWRIPTYVADANDQHEYIEWWKFQMRTNRKPAFSTVRFLGALAVGYFWTELFYRAIPEDEIGGINFRHLIILLPGVATLGVWVVGNIGREQGSIWIPLICTYTLYPTLYYIGDESTWISLMAVTAALTFDTFSKQWRLKPRSRRSKKRRFIIFTSAIIIYACIWASFLYWNASITGTDGEEIKLSEAIRHLFTSPIWLDLKTSLWATWEQAKHQGFWETWRNLVDLADPKGEINAYSILGLSQTASQSEISARWRALSKEHHPDKVKGTEEERRAAQEKFMEIQQAFEILSSKKHRRQQKNRRAASS, from the exons atgGAACGAACAGGTGATAAATGGATGATGACGGATGCCGCGGTAACGAATAACATCGGACGATCGAATGGCGTCAAGCAGGTTGAAACGAAGACATTGAAGAGTAAATTTTGGGCTTATTTTTTATGGCTCTTCGGGGGGTGGTTTGGCGCACATCACATTTATCTTGAGAGGGACGAACATGCTTTTGTTTGGCTTTCCACTTTTGGTGGTTATTTCGGCATCGGATGGTTCAGGGATTTGTGGAGGATACCGACCTACGTTGCGGATGCTAATGATCAACACGAATACATCGAGTGGTGGAAATTTCAGATGAGGACTAACAGAAAG CCAGCTTTTTCGACCGTACGTTTTCTGGGTGCCTTGGCTGTCGGATACTTTTGGACGGAATTATTCTACCGAGCCATACCAGAAGATGAAATCGGAGGAATCAATTTTCGCCATCTCATTATCTTGTTGCCGGGAGTTGCAACATTAG gtGTTTGGGTGGTTGGAAACATTGGAAGAGAACAGGGCTCGATATGGATTCCATTGATTTGCACTTACACGTTGTATCCAACGCTCTATTATATCGGCGACGAAAGTACGTGGATATCTCTTATGGCCGTAACAGCAGCCCTCACCTTCGATACTTTCAGTAAACAATGGCGGTTGAAACCGCGCTCAAGAAGGTCGAAAAAACGTAGATTTATTATATTCACTTCTGCAATCATCATTTACGCTTGCATTTGGGCGAGTTTTCTATATTGGAACGCTTCGATCACTGGCACCGATGGGGAAGAAATCAAACTGTCCGAAGCCATCCGCCACCTTTTCACGTCACCGATTTGGCTCGATCTGAAG acgagTTTGTGGGCGACCTGGGAACAGGCGAAACATCAAGGCTTCTGGGAAACTTGGAGAAATTTGGTTGATCTCGCTGATCCGAAAGGAGAAATCAACGCTTATTCG ATTCTCGGACTGTCGCAGACGGCATCGCAGAGTGAAATTTCCGCGAGATGGAGAGCATTATCGAAGGAGCATCATCCTGACAAGGTGAAAGGCACTGAGGAGGAGCGTCGAGCTGCTCAAGAAAAGTTCATGGAAATTCAGCAGGCTTTTGAGATATTGTCAAGCAAAAAGCATCGTCGTCAGCAAAAGAATCGACGAGCTGCTTCGAGTTGA
- the LOC122417306 gene encoding uncharacterized protein isoform X1, whose product MNIERKKIVVFRIIINLALISRAVLTPFFFETVPFRMEDKKSHRSRRHRERRQNVDPELQSQGNIRCQIARLSAVSGLNVEAQEFTKKEKEKDEPQWERNVIRRVKNLGLYEDDFPKDYKRRSVLLEKYAGDHEIIADIRISNGGVSYSNKRLERLWTGNDSNSLESSMSSDCDKSKSESSSVNSEEEKYKKNVLVSSLLKQRRVQKKNERKLEKPAENGHFKHESQDDVSHILRDPLDPDFTYRRPTVENSEADYTVEHVGKINVVSARKYLIENFDDSDLTFCQQNPCHSVSSRAKDNES is encoded by the exons ATGAAtatagaacgaaaaaaaatagtcgtgTTTCGTATTATTATCAATCTCGCCCTGATAAGTCGTGCGGTATTaaccccatttttttttgag ACTGTACCGTTTAGAATGGAAGACAAGAAGAGTCACAGAAGCCGGAGGCACAGAGAGCGTCGTCAAAATGTGGACCCCGAGTTACAATCTCAGGGGAATATTAGATGCCAAATAGCTAGACTATCCGCTGTTTCCGGATTGAACGTGGAGGCACAGGAATTCACCAAGAAGGAAAAGGAGAAAGACGAGCCACAGTGGGAAAGAAATGTGATTCGGAGGGTAAAAAACTTAGGTCTTTACGAGGACGACTTCCCAAAAGATTATAAAAGGAGATCCGTCCTGCTTGAAAAATACGCGGGAGATCATGAAATCATTGCGGACATAAGGATTTCAAACGGAGGAGTGAGTTATTCCAATAAAAGATTGGAACGTTTGTGGACTGGCAATGACAGCAACAGTCTAGAATCGTCGATGTCAAGTGATTGTGATAAAAGCAAATCCGAGTCGTCGAGCGTCAACagcgaagaggaaaaatacaagaaaaacgTCCTCGTCAGTTCGTTACTGAAGCAACGTCGAGTGCAAAAGAAGAACGAGCGAAAGCTCGAAAAACCTGCAGAAAATGGGCACTTCAAGCACGAATCCCAGGATGATGTGTCTCACATCCTTCGTGATCCCTTGGATCCCGATTTCACTTATCGTCGACCGACAGTAGAAAATTCCGAGGCTGATTACACCGTCGAGCACGTGGGAAAAATAAACGTAGTTTCAGCTCGTAAATATTTAATTGAGAACTTTGACGACAGTGATCTTACCTTTTGCCAACAAAATCCGTGTCACTCTGTAAGTTCGAGGGCAAAAGACAATGAATCGTGA
- the LOC122417306 gene encoding uncharacterized protein isoform X2 — MEDKKSHRSRRHRERRQNVDPELQSQGNIRCQIARLSAVSGLNVEAQEFTKKEKEKDEPQWERNVIRRVKNLGLYEDDFPKDYKRRSVLLEKYAGDHEIIADIRISNGGVSYSNKRLERLWTGNDSNSLESSMSSDCDKSKSESSSVNSEEEKYKKNVLVSSLLKQRRVQKKNERKLEKPAENGHFKHESQDDVSHILRDPLDPDFTYRRPTVENSEADYTVEHVGKINVVSARKYLIENFDDSDLTFCQQNPCHSVSSRAKDNES; from the coding sequence ATGGAAGACAAGAAGAGTCACAGAAGCCGGAGGCACAGAGAGCGTCGTCAAAATGTGGACCCCGAGTTACAATCTCAGGGGAATATTAGATGCCAAATAGCTAGACTATCCGCTGTTTCCGGATTGAACGTGGAGGCACAGGAATTCACCAAGAAGGAAAAGGAGAAAGACGAGCCACAGTGGGAAAGAAATGTGATTCGGAGGGTAAAAAACTTAGGTCTTTACGAGGACGACTTCCCAAAAGATTATAAAAGGAGATCCGTCCTGCTTGAAAAATACGCGGGAGATCATGAAATCATTGCGGACATAAGGATTTCAAACGGAGGAGTGAGTTATTCCAATAAAAGATTGGAACGTTTGTGGACTGGCAATGACAGCAACAGTCTAGAATCGTCGATGTCAAGTGATTGTGATAAAAGCAAATCCGAGTCGTCGAGCGTCAACagcgaagaggaaaaatacaagaaaaacgTCCTCGTCAGTTCGTTACTGAAGCAACGTCGAGTGCAAAAGAAGAACGAGCGAAAGCTCGAAAAACCTGCAGAAAATGGGCACTTCAAGCACGAATCCCAGGATGATGTGTCTCACATCCTTCGTGATCCCTTGGATCCCGATTTCACTTATCGTCGACCGACAGTAGAAAATTCCGAGGCTGATTACACCGTCGAGCACGTGGGAAAAATAAACGTAGTTTCAGCTCGTAAATATTTAATTGAGAACTTTGACGACAGTGATCTTACCTTTTGCCAACAAAATCCGTGTCACTCTGTAAGTTCGAGGGCAAAAGACAATGAATCGTGA